TCAAAAGCAGCAACTTTTCCCGATTTTGTCTTTAGTgtaatatatatatttacttgtGATGCACGCAGTCAAAGCATCTCTTTCAAATTTTTTTATGTGGATAAAGGACTCAAATATGCAGCCAAATTTAAAGCAAACAGTAGTCCACCAACTTTTTCTTTGTCAAAAAAAACCTGTTCTTCTTTAGATTTTTAGGTTCTTTTCCTCTCTAATTTTCTAAATATGTTTTTCAGTGGCTTGCGAGATTGATACAGTTCCCCACCTAGAAGAGCAACTCGCTTTGTAGTACGGTCTCCTAAGATAATCATGTCATACGCCTGCTGATCCAGTGAATCAAAGTTATCTTACTATCAATTGTTCACCTAGTTAAGTGCAAATTAAAGAAATCAATAAAATCACGCAACGCTTGTTGCTGGTCTCTTCGTGTGTGTGTGTCCTGACTATTGATTATATTGTTGATTTGTTATTTTGACCCAAACCTTATATATTTGTTAAGAAATCAATTAAATATGTACAAAACTTAAATTCATGAGTCACTTATTAACACTTGAAGTCACTGTCCTAAAATCTTTAATCCGCCTCTATTAACAGCTAGGCCACACCCTATGTGGGTTATGACTATATCGTTGATTTGCTGTTTATAGTAGTTTCTTTAAAGGATAAGTGTGAATTTAAGGTTAGTCGAGGTAAATTAGCTAGAAATGGTGAAATGGATCAAGTCAACTTTAATCTCTCTAAAGCACAAAAATCATCCAGCAAATTGCGTCTTGTCTATGCACAGTGACACCAATATTAGgtgggaaaaaagaaaaatagtgACTTCAAGAAAATGCTGAAAATGCCCAAATGGTTTCTGCTTTGAGTGCCCTCTGGCCGCTGCCTTTCTTTTTGGTTTTGGTAAGACCAACTATGTATGTGCGCACTTCACCAACTCTTTCTTTTCATTGTGATCGATCAGGTGGCTCCATATTTCTCTATAGTTGCTTTTGGTCATACAGAGCACACTATAATATATCCATATAGCGAGTTGAAAATTTCCAAAATATATCTATATTAAATTTTTTAGATGTCACAAAAGAAAATCTGGTGCTGTGTTATGAAACTACGGACTTAAAATCCTGGATTTGCCTTTAATTGTAATAAATTGCGGAATAGCAATCCCAATTTCATTATTCAGTTTAATTGAGTAAATTCCATAGCCATTCTCCAATTTCATTAAATACCTTTTTTTACACAGGCAAAGATATATTAGGTCCTAGTCACACCAGAGTATTCTGCCAACTGATGATAAACAGAACAAATATCATATTCATTAGAAGGAAAAATCGCTAAGAATCCCGAAATATTCTTAGACTCCTATAGTGCATGTAAATTTGGATGTAGTATGATATTCACCAGCAAGGCTATATGGATAAGAGAAAAGGCACTAACCCCTTACGTGCGAGGGCAACTGGTATTGGTTTAAACTTTAAACTTTCTTGCTCGTTAATGCTTGGATTTATATCTCTGTGGCAACTTTAAATTTTTTGAACTCGGAGCTCGCTTGGATCTTAGTTATGTATTGTCTGCAATGAGTCGTGTCCGGTCTCCTGCAGATAGCGCGAGGCAATGCCTGTCTAAGGAATGCATTAGCAGTGGAAAAACACGTGCGCACGCACACACTGTCATGCACATTCATGTATCCCAACTTTGTTGGATGATATAATTAGGTTAATGACACAAACATGCAAATTCATTGATATGCTGACTCTAAAAAACCTGTTACATTGTTCGGTATGTTGCATGCACAAGAACAGAAGAATACTGGGCACGAGAATCTAAAAGGAAATTCCACTGAGCATCATGGATGGGTTTCCAAGGTTGATTCAGCAGAATGCATGACAAAATTTTAGCTGAGTAGATACAATGTATTGTCAGAAAAGTTTGAAAAGGAATTGTTGAAAGTAGATAACACAGAGCAAAACCAGAATCCAAATTTTGTTCGATAAAGGACCTATGTCTCTATGTGCTCTGCTGCAAGGGAAGCTGGTTCCACTATAACACCCTTTCTTCTGCTTAATCCCTTCTCCTAGATCGTCAAGTACGAATGTGGTGTTTCTCTGGCTACTACTAAACAAAACGCACCATAAGTAAGGTCCTTTGTGCTTGTGAGCTTTGATAATCCCAACTCCAACTTCAGTATGAGTTTTATTCCTCAAAAGAGAAAGAGTCCTTTTGTCATGAACAAGTACATTTGGGAAGGCTTCCAGTGGCTCGAGATACTTTGGTTGACAACCAAGAATGTAGCCAGATATGGTTCCAAAAGTGGGCAGCTCGACACCACAGTTTGGAGCAAAAACTTCAGTGAAGTCATCTTCAGAAGGGTGACAGTTTATACTGTTGTTGGAACTGCAATTTCCCATGCATTCCTTTGCATATTGCAAGGCTATGCACCCAAGTCCAGGACTATTACTAAGTTGAGGAAGCTTTTGAGCAGTTCTGTTCTTGTTGATAATATCAACAAGGTCATTTGCAGAATTTCCTGTAACATTAAGCACATCAAATAATTAGGTGCTGGTTCAAGGAAAGGATACTAAATTCAATTGTTTTTTCTAGAATTCATCAATTGCAAAACATTGCTATTTCGACATCCCAAAAATCATTAAGTTCAGCTAGAAAAATTTTGCTCCACTCCCTCCTGCTAATTAAATTCTGTAGGTTTTAGATGTTCATTTGGAATTTAAGTTTCTAACCAGAATACTCAAAGTTCTATCGTAATTAATCGTCCCAAGCTCTCAAGGCACATCCGGTGGTGTCAGATCTACTCGTTGACACTTGACACGTTATATgtcatttatttaaaaaaaattcatgtcGTAATCTTTTATCTATCCAAAGGCAATATATGTTTATGGCCTTTGCTTCTCACTAATATCAGATAGTAGGTTCTTATAGCCATCAATGTCTATCCCTCCAAGCTTAAACATCAGGCACTGTTCGAGTTGAAACTTCTTCATTGTCCTCTTTATAACACTTTCTTTAGAATAAGACTTTTCCAAATATTGATATCCTGGCCcaccgagggtctctcggaaacagccatcctaccttggtaggagtaaggtctgcgtacattataccctccccagaccccaagatgtgggatttcactgggctgttgttgttgttgttgttgttgatatccTGGCCCTAATGTAGCTTGTCCAGTCCGTAAAGGAATTACAATTCTGGCTCCACACTTGTACACTTTAATATTGCATGAGTGATCCCGGTTTAAAAATGGACTTgtaaacacccccccccccccccccccccttagattCTTTTCTTTTTAGATAAATTATCCTTCAGAATTCTAGGATCACTAAAACTTCCAACTAGAAACATGATGGGAGACAAAAAAATGATTAGAAGAGCATGAAAAATGTGTAAATGACGGAGGACTCGGGAAGTAAACAAAGGACTCTCCAGGATGAATGGACTAATTATCTATCCACTAGATCTTCTACCACTTGAAATTTCAAGTTGTTAGAATGTGAAGAAATCTAGACAAACAGACATTCGCTTTGAGTTTTTTCCGAGACTTGGGTCCTACTAAGATAAGTAGACGCTCTACTATATTCAAGTTCTCCATACAATCCATTTCAGTTGCTCAACTTTCGTTCTTGACTGTTCTTAAAGATCAAAAAACATGGAATGATGAGTATAATAAATAAGATTGTGGATGGAACACCGAGACATAGAGTATAATGCTGATGCCCCTAGATAGAGCACTCAATAAGCAAGCGTGGCCTGATTTCGCTTTACCAACCGGAAATCTGGTAATGATCTAGATTGCTTAACAGACAGACCTTTGGATACAAATTCAATAAACACAGGTGCATTAAAGCGAAAATTGATTTAATCATATGAAGTGGACAATTCACAAAAAGGAAACACGATAAGTTTTGTGCTTTCCGAGGCAGCCTGTGACTCAGTATAGGAGAAAGGGACGGAAATGTACACTTTCATGTGGGGAGCATTGTCTGAGTGAGGGGGCAGTGCCTACCAAGTAAAAGTTTCTTGAAGAGCCCTAAAGTAATCAAAAAATCATTTCCAGTAGGTAATGTGTACTAATTGCAAGATACAGCCAGGATGTGACACCCTATAATTTGAGGGAGGCCACCTTCTTGACCGTCCTCCTCTGTATGTAGTGCTAAAATATTGTTGTCACTTCTATCTTTGATGTTTCCCAAGAGAAATGTACTACAGAAATGTTTCATAGAGTCAGTTGTCTATTTTTCTAACTAATATATAAATTTCATAGAAGAAACTGATATCAATTTTATATTTTAGAAATTCTGACTTCCTTGTTACgatgatgaagagaagcggacgaataaggaaaagtataagatggcgagaaaggaggcgaagttggcagtttcggcggctaaaacgacagcttttgaacgcctttatgcagaactagaggacagaggtggggataagaagctatttaagcttgccaaggcgagagagaggaaggcacgcgacttggatcaagtgaagtgcatcaaggacgagaaTGGCCAAGTGTTGGTACAGGAAACCCGTGttagacagagatggcagtcatactttcatgaactcttgaTCGAAGGatgggacagagacattgtgttgggagacttggagcactcggataggcgtcgcgactttggatattgtaggagtataaaggttgaggaggttaaagaagttgttcgtaggatgcgcaggggaagagcaaccggacctgacgagatccctggggaattttggaagaatgcgggcagggtaggcttggagtggttgactgggttgtttaatgtcattctcaagacagcgaagatgccggaagaatggaggtggagtacaatgattcctgtgtacaagaacaagggagacattcaaagctgcaacaactatagaggtatcaagctgctaagtcacactatgaaagtgtgggaaagggtggtgaaaatgagggtgaggagaggtgtgtctatttcagagaacctttggattcatgccggggcgctcgactacaaaagccattcatattgtaaggagattggtggagcagtatagggagcggaagagggacttgcacatggtattcattgacctagaaaaggcctatGACAAAatgccaagagaggtcctatggagatgcttgaggctaaaggtgtacctgtggtgtacattagagcgataaaggacatgtatgatggagctaagaccagggtaagaacggtaggaggagactcggagcacttccctgttatgatggggttgcatcagggatcagctcttagcccgtttctattcgccgtggtaatggatgaattgacgcgacaaatacaaggtgaggtgccttggtgtatgttgttcgcggatgacatagtcctgattgacgagactcgcaatgtagttaacgataagctggagggctggagacagacgttggagtctaaaatatttaaattgagtaggaccaagacagaatacttggagtgcaggttcagtggcctaccgcgtgaggttaacgaggaagtgaggcttggtacccaggccattcaaaagaaagtaagtttcaaatatcttgggtctattatacagggagatggggatatcgatgacgatgtttcacatcgtattggtgcagggtggatgaaatggaggctcgcctccggagtgctgtgtgataagaaagtgccaccaaaacttaaaggcaagttctacaaagtggtggttagaccgactttattgtacggggcggagtgttggccagtcaagaaatttcacgttcagaagatgaaagtcgcggaaatgcgaatgctgcggtggatgtgtgggcatactaggagggatagaattagaaatgaagatatccgagacaaggtgggagtcgcatcggtggaggacaagatgcgggaagcgaagCTGAGAtgatttgggcatgtgaagaggagagacacagatgctccagtgcggaggtgtgagaggttggctatggacggtttcaggagatgcaaagggaggccgaagaagtattggggagaggtgattagacaggatatggcacagtttcagctcaccgaggacatgaccttagataggaggttgtggaggactcagattaggacagaaggctaggtggcttatccttccaccatagtagttgtagttatgctcatttgtttattgccatttgatttctgcatttgattgctgcttttATTTGTggggccgttgtactttggttatcttatttatttatagTAGTTACGGCTCCTTTCTTTCcagactgttctaccatgactttctcgcttttgttattccttgttttcatattgttttcgatatgcttggccctatctgaccttttgtcttatTTTCTTCTCTTGAGCCgtgggtctttcggaaacagccgtcctacctttcaaggtgggggttaggtctgcgtacactctaccctccccagaccccacatggtgggattatactgggcttgttgttgttgttgacttcCTTGTTACGAAAATTACACTTAGCATATCACTCCAAGTTTCTTCTTCTTAATATGTTTAATTCATGAGCAAATTGAACTAGCCTCCAATACCTAAAAGAATCTGGCTCCACCTGTGGATACAGCGAAAGATCCCTTAAAGAAGCCAACTGTAGATATGGATTCAATGGGAACCAGTAGATATTGGTACCAATTACATCCACAAACCAAACTATAGGCTTGGGTTGTTATAAAATACATTAGAATAGCATACATTGTAAATGGTGGTATTATGCAGCACCATTAAGAAACTAATAGTTAAGTGATATGTTAAgtgtttctttttttctttagaCATGCATCCTTACAAGTTACAAACACCAAAGACCTTTTTCTTCCTTTCAAAATCTAAGAGAAAAGAGGTTTAACAAATATTATAGGAAGAAGACATTTAGCAAGTACTTGCCCTTCATATGTAATCTACAAGAAAGCAACATTATAAAATTGGAAATTTATCTAGTAAAGCTAAAATATCAACTGAGATCAATTAAGTCAAAACCTAACAGGAAATTTGAGTAATAATGCTAAAACATTAACTAAAATCTACAGCCTAATAGCAATTCCACATCCCTACCTCCCCCAACATGGTCCCTGTCTCAGCATGAAATAATTTTCATCAAATTCCTTTAGTGTAAACAAACGAAGAGTTCTCACAAGGCACGACAAGGACTGGCTAAGCTACTTAGACCATGAAGATAACTCATACAAAGATGGGTTTTGTAGAGCATAAACTTGTTAGTTAACTACATTATTGGTCACAGAATACACTCAAGTAAAGTTTCCAAATGCTAACAGTAGccaagaaaataaaaggaatgAAGTACTTAAAAGTGTAAAGAAACAGATTACCATGGTGCTTAGAGGAAACAAGAACAGCTAGAAGAAGACCACAAAGAACCAAATACTGAAAGCAGCAGAGCTTCTTCTTCACCATCATCACAACCAAAGAAGAAAACCCAAAAATGTGAGCTAGAAAAACAGACAAAAATGGAGATAAAAAGGGTAATGTAGACAGGGTTCACTCTTGGTGAAAACATAAAAAGGGATCATTAGTAGGAAAGTAGAGAAATTATTGAGGAGTTTGTGGTCCCAAGTAGCCGTTGTTTGATTTCTTATATAGCTTAGGAATGGGAGCCAAGTATAAGATATTCATCGGGTCCTTCTCTTTTGTCGTTCAATGTCCCCACCAccacttcatccataagaattttTGTTAACAGTTACTAAAGATGGTTGATTACAGAGTAATCGGTGACTTAATAGACAGCTTAGTACTCTAGTATGTTTTTTTTTAGGGTGTGTTAGttttaattttttcatgttctgttcattaaattttttgaaaatatttttgtaGGAAAATAAGAAAAACGACTTCTCTAATTGAAATAGGAAAAACAAATTTCATTCCATCCGACACACTCATCTCCACCCCACGCTTGTCGCCCCTTACCCCCTACCCCACCTATCCTTATCTTTCATAGTATTTAtttagattatatacaaatattTTTTGCTTACGTATCCAGCgcacaataataaataaaaaactcatttattttcttaaaagaatattttatatggaaaatatttttcttcatagCAAACACACCCTTAATGTAATTAACACAGAGAGTAAGCCGAATTGTTGCACCATTTTGGTTCCATATTGTTCTAGGGCAAAGCCTCAAATTTGCCCCTAAACTATCCAAAATGGAATAGAAAATTTGTCTTTCATTAATAATTGGGGTCAATTATGCCTTTGTTGTTACTAAAATGGGGTAGATCTTTTAGGATTTGGCTCCTCTCCATTACACTTTCTCTCCATTTTCTCAAATACGTCCTTAGATGATTGACACTTGTTTATTTTAGATTTTAAAGGCCTAGATTAAATTAACTTAACTAGCATATTAACCATAGTTAATGAGATAAATTAGGAATGCAATCCCTAACTTTAGTAAGAAAATTCTCTTCTCCCTCACAATTGGCAACCTTTAACATTAATATTACTTTCATTTTATTATCAGTATTCCATTTTATGTCATTAAATTCGAATATAAATTATTTAACGGAATTAATCTATGTATTCAATTTTAGCTACACATATCATCTTCTTTTTCTCTCCTCTATACAACTGGTTTtgattactcttttttttttttttgaaagggtGTAAGGAACAATTCTTCATATTTTTCTTGAATAGCGGTAGACAATTTTTCGTTCATTCTTTTGCTTAgggttgttcacggttttggttaaaaccaaaaccaaaccaaaaatttaacaaaatcaaataaaaaaaccgacatttggtttggtttggtttgattgagttttaaatttaaaaaaccgataatatttagtTTGGTTAtgattctattaaaaaataaccgaataaataaccgaaccaaaccgataaattatatacataaattttataattatttatatgtataatattagtttttcataaataattataaatattttataccttttaatcattaatttgatttttggtctacttatttcacatgattgtttaaggtccatatttttaagaatatgtccaagctcatgtctttaagtcttttaactcttttatttgtaagtgtaaacctactaacagaagctcacattagagtctaatgtctttaacttaaatttttagcctttctttatcggccatttgattttag
The sequence above is a segment of the Lycium barbarum isolate Lr01 chromosome 6, ASM1917538v2, whole genome shotgun sequence genome. Coding sequences within it:
- the LOC132645843 gene encoding uncharacterized protein LOC132645843, translated to MMVKKKLCCFQYLVLCGLLLAVLVSSKHHGNSANDLVDIINKNRTAQKLPQLSNSPGLGCIALQYAKECMGNCSSNNSINCHPSEDDFTEVFAPNCGVELPTFGTISGYILGCQPKYLEPLEAFPNVLVHDKRTLSLLRNKTHTEVGVGIIKAHKHKGPYLWCVLFSSSQRNTTFVLDDLGEGIKQKKGCYSGTSFPCSRAHRDIGPLSNKIWILVLLCVIYFQQFLFKLF